From one Nilaparvata lugens isolate BPH chromosome 2, ASM1435652v1, whole genome shotgun sequence genomic stretch:
- the LOC111047393 gene encoding uncharacterized protein LOC111047393, protein MVQIYAFSILILIIFTFGIGVTFHGLLLVGVYSNCGTPIAYWLAQQIMSIILNLTLLVCLVIYSRNIVFMLLQSARIAFSLHCVMIVSRHHRSLYGSLDAKPIDAV, encoded by the exons ATGGTTCAAATTT ATGCCTTTTCCATCTTGATTTTGATTATCTTCACTTTTGGAATAGGTGTTACTTTCCATGGATTGCTACTTGTTGGAGTTTATAGT AATTGTGGTACACCAATCGCATATTGGTTAGCTCAACAGATAATGAGTATCATCTTGAATCTGACACTCCTAGTGTGTCTCGTAATCTACTCAAGGAATATCGTCTTCATGTTATTACAATCTGCAAGAATAG CTTTCAGTTTGCATTGCGTTATGATTGTGAGTCGTCATCACCGTAGCCTGTACGGCAGTCTTGATGCCAAACCCATTGATGCTGTTTAA